The Anabaena sp. PCC 7108 region CTAGTGCTGTCTGTTCTGATATCTTACATCTTGTTGCTACTCTGCAAACTGATACTCCCAAATCAAATCCTCTGTTAGCTTGTAGACATGAGAATTACTTGGAAATTACGCCAATTTCTGAACTTGTAACTCGATTTTATGCTCGATTCTTAACAAAAGACCAACCAAGTGTAATCGGTAAATTAGGTACTTGCTTTGGTAAATATGGCGTAAGCTTAGAGTCTGTTGTCCAAACTGGCTTTCAAGCAGAACTAGCAGAAATTGTGGTTGTCACCCACTATGTTTCAGAGGGAGACTTTAGACAAGCGTTAGCTGAAATTCAAACCCTGGAAGCAATAGATAGTATTCCTAGCATCTTACGGGTGCTGTAAATATGCGTTATCTACAACCTTTGTAGAGACGTTCCATGGAACGTCTCTACAATTTTTTTTACTCCTGTATCTCTTGGTTAAGATTCTGAAGTGTCTTGGCCAACAACTTGTGATTTGAGAGTTGTAATTTCACTAGTTAACTCTTGCCGAGTTGAAGCTTTGAGTAAATAGCGATAAATAAACCAGACAGAATAACCAATACCAATCAACTCAAAGGTAGGAGCTACCAAAGGAATATCATTGAGAGAATCTAGAACAGCCAAGAGTACTTTAACGGTAACAATTGTTGTAATTATTAACCCAACAGTAACTACAGGCTGCTTATATTGATTAAAAAATTTACCCACATAGTCAGGTAATGTGCCTAAAAATCCAGAAACTTGTTGTCCATATTTCATCCATTGCTCTTGAGACTGTACAGGAGGTTGAAGTTTGGTAATACTTCCTGGTTGGCTATTGATATCTGGGACTGTGGTTTCTTTTGGTTTGGTTTCTGTGTATTCTGGTTCTTGCATTTTCACTTCCATAATTTTGACAGTCGAGTCGAGTTTTTTTATCCGCACAATTCCAACCATCAGGTTGTTGAGTAGATAATTGATCCTTGCATCAGCATGATTGGGTTGAAGTTACAAAGGGGTTTGAGTGTCCCATAACCATAATTGCCACATTACCTCTACTGCATCAACTACAGGGTAGAAAGTCAGTATGAGGATAGAAGTCAAAAGGCAACAGGAGATATTCGCATCAGTTTCCTAAGTTCTGTTTTGTAAATTAACTGGAATTCTCAGGTTGTGATGATCCTGTCCTATGTAATTTCCTCATCGAAGCACAAATCATGCAAAAATCAGTCTACCTCTCACTCATACAAGTGTAAACGCTGATTTTATCTGATATTAAAGCTATCTTCAGCCGCATTCGTCAATTAACTTATTCATATTGATACTAATATGTAACAATTTGATTGTCTGTTCACAAAGACTAGACATAAATATAATTTTATGGTATGTGGTTAATTTTAGCTACAAAAATTTGTTTAACACCAGGACTTACGCAACTGGCACATTGGTAGGGTGCGTCAGATATCAACAATCTGTTTATTTGCAGGATTTATGCAGTAGTAAAGCACCCTACAACAGATTTTTAGTGTGACACTTGCGTAAGTCCTAAACACTATGGAGGGAAACTTTAATTATAAGCCTATATTATAGTATGATTCAAAATCATTTAGTCCTGTTATCCAATAAAATAAAGTTAATCTTAATCAAATTAGAAATGATGATAAACGCTAAACTTAATTGGTGATATTTTGGGATTGATGAACTCTAATCTTGCACCATCATCTTATTGCTAAAATTCAAGCCCCAAAACCTGATAATTTCGTAAGGTGAGTAACGCTAACCCTATCTTATTGAGAATAGTGCAAGAAGATATCAGTAAGAAAATTGCAAGGATGTCAGATCAAAAACCAATCCTTGTTGATAAAAGTTTACAAAGCAAGAAAGTGTCAACTGAAGAGCTAAAAACAGATGAATTACCAACTATAGAATTTCCCTCCCCTGGGAGACTCAAAGCCAGTTCTTGGCGCATCCATCAAAAAATTGGTTATGGATACTTTGTAGCTATTGGTATTGGCTTTTTTGGTTCCCTAACTGGGTTGGTATTAGCCAACTACTATCGGGGCAGAGAAGTCCGACAGTTCAATCAAGCCAACGAGCAAGGACAATTACTAAATAATTATAAAAATGCGGTAGTTGGAGCGCAATTGCATAGCTCTAACTTAGTTGCAGTCCTAGAAAATCCACAACAACTAAGTAAGAGAAAAACTGCATTTCTCTATTCTGTTTCTCAAGCTCGGAAATTAGAGCAAAACATTGGCGGCTATATCAACAGTAAGCCTCAGACATTAGCCGCAACCAGTGCAACTTTAGAGAATTTATTACAGGATTACTCAATTAATCTAGAATCCTATATTAATCAAATTGATGTTGTTTTGCGGCAACTTGACTCTCAAAAGGTAAAGCCACAACAAGTTACTTCAGCACGAGAGCAGTTACTGAAAATTATGGGTGGTGAGACAGCCATACAGCTAGAAAATTTGTCAGATAAATTGACTAATATTCTTAACACTGCTCAAATGCAAGCCCAGGAGCGACAGAGAGATGTAGAACAAGCTAGATTCGTGGAGAGATTAATTGTCATAGTCAGTATGTTGGTATCAGTTGCTATAGCTGCTGTTGTGGCATGGCGTACTAGTCGAGCGATCGCAGAACCTGTCATCACTGTAACTCAAGTAGCTGAACAGGTGGCTAGAAAATCTAATTTTGATTTACGCGCTCCTATCACTACTGATGATGAAATTGGGTTACTTGCTAAATCTCTCAATCGCTTAATTGAAAGAGTATCTGAGCGAACTAAACAACTGCAACAAGCAAAAGAATTAGCAGAAGCTGCAAGTAAAGCCAAAAGCCAATTTCTGGCAAATGTCAGCCATGAGTTACGCACACCGCTAAATGCAGTGATTGGTTTAAGTCAATTATTAAAAGATGATGCGGCTGATATTGGTGTATCACCAGACTTTATTGCTGATTTAGAAACTATTAATTCTGCTGGTAGACATTTACTAGAACTAATTAACGATATCCTCGACTTGTCAAAAATTGAAGCGGGGAAAATGACTCTCTATCCAGAGACTTTTGAAGTCATAACTTTGATTCACAATGTTGTTCACACAGTTAAACCAGCTATCGAAAAAAATGGCAACACCTTGGTGATAGATTGCAATGAACCACTAGGGATGATGTATGCTGATCAAACAAGAATGCGACAGGTATTATTAAACTTACTCAGCAATGCTGCTAAGTTTACCACTAACGGTAAAGTAACACTGACTGTTAAGAGTGAGAAAGCAAAAATCTTCCAGGAAGCGCCTTTAGGGTTGATTATTTTTACTGTGACTGATACCGGAATTGGGATGTCACCGAGTCAAGAGCAAAAGTTGTTTCAACCCTTTATACAAGGAGATATTTCAACTACGAAAAAATATGGTGGTACTGGTTTGGGACTAGCAATTAGCCGTCATTTTTGTCAGATGATGGGAGGTGAAATTATTGTCAGCAGTGAACTCGGTGTTGGTTCTACTTTTACTATTTGTCTACCCTTGACAGTTCAGGAATAGATTTGGTGTTTGGATTTTAATACCAATAATTGAAGAATTATGGCGATAGACGAAACCCTAAAAAGCTTATCCAGCAAATACTGCACAATTTAAAATATAATCTCAGAGAATCCAAGATGGTATAACCTGGGCAATAGGTACTATTGATCTATATAGTACCATGCGATCGCTATTTCCTCTCTATGACTACAAGTATTGATTTTCTCAACCACCTTAACCCTAGTCAACGTCAAGCCGTCGAACATTACTGCGGACCATTGCTAGTCGTTGCTGGTGCTGGTTCTGGTAAAACTCGTGCGTTGACTTATCGAATAGCAAATTTGATTATCAAACATCGTGTCAATCCTGAAAATATCCTCGCTGTGACTTTCACTAACAAAGCCGCACGGGAAATGAAGGATAGAATTCAAAGGCTGTTTGCGGAACAATTAGCCATTACCCAATATGGTAAAAAGTTGGATTTATTACCAGAATATGAACAAACAAAATTAAAATCAAAAGTTTATCGCACCTATATTAAAGATATGTGGTGTGGTACTTTTCATAGTTTATTTTCTCGCATTCTCCGCTGGGATATCGAAAAATACCAAGACGAAAAAGGCAGACGTTGGAATAAAAATTTCTCTATCTTTGACGAATCTGATGTGCAAAGTCTCATCAAAGAAATAGTTACAAAAGATTTAAATCTAGATAGTAAAAAGTTTGAACCTAAATCTGTACGTTACGCCATTAGTAACGCCAAGAATCAAGGCTTTTCACCCCAAGAATTTGAGCGAGAACAACCAAATTATCGCGGACGAGTCATCGCTGACGTTTACAATCGCTATCAAGATAAATTATCCCAAAATAATGCTCTTGATTTTGATGATTTAATTTTAATTCCTACAAGATTATTTCAACAAAATGAACAAGTTTTAGGTTATTGGTATCGTAAATTCTGTCATATTCTTGTGGATGAATATCAAGATACAAACCGGACTCAATACGATTTAATTCAGCTTTTAGTAACCAACGGTGAAAATCGTAAAAGTGAATGGGATTGGCAAAATCGCTCAGTATTTGTTGTCGGTGATGCTGACCAATCAATTTATAGTTTTAGAATGGCAGATTTCACGATTTTGTTAGAGTTTCAAGAAAACTTCGGCGATGGTTTAGAAGATGACGATACCCGCTCAATGGTGAAGTTAGAAGAAAACTATCGCTCTTGTGAAAATATTCTCCAAGCTGCTAACGAACTGATTGAAAATAATACCCAACGGATTGATAAAATTCTCAAGGCGACAAGAGATACAGGTGAACAAATATATTGCCATAAAGCCGATGAAGAAATGGCAGAAGCGGCATTTGTTATTAATCAAATTCGGAATTTAGAACATCAAAATCCAGAATTGAATTGGGGAAGTTTTGCCATACTTTATCGGACTAACGCCCAATCTCGTCCCTTTGAAGAATTATTAGTTAAATATCAAATTCCTTACACAGTTGTAGGGGGAATGAAGTTTTATGACCGTAAAGAAATCAAAGATGTTGTCGCTTATTTAAGAGCAATTAATAATCCAGCGGATACAGTGAGTTTATTAAGAGTGATTAATACTCCTCGTCGGGGAATTGGTAAAGCCACTATTGATGCTTTGATGAATGCTTCCCAGCAATTAGGGACAACTTTGTGGGAAATATTAAGTGATGAAACATCAGTAAATACCTTAGCTGGACGTTCTGCAAAATCTGTGAATAACTTTGGTAAATTGATTCAAAAATGGCAAGAACAAATTTCCCAAGTTCCAGTTACTGAGATTGTCCAAGGAGTATTAGAAGATTCTGGTTATGTCCAAGACTTGTTAAATCAAGGTACAGATGAAGCTAGTGATAGAGTTAAAAACGTTCAGGAACTTTATAACGCAGCATTACAATTTCAAGAAGAAAATGAAGGTGAAGATATTTCCTTACAAGCCTTTTTGCAAAGTGCAGCCCTGAGTTCTGATTTAGATAATTTAAAAGAAGGAAAAACAGTAGTTTCCTTAATGACATTACACGCTTCCAAAGGATTAGAATTTCCGGTAGTATTTTTAGTAGGTTTAGAACAGGGATTATTTCCTGGTTATCGTTCTCTACAAGATCCTTCATTATTGGAAGAAGAACGCCGTCTGTGTTACGTGGGTATCACTCGCGCTCAAGAAAGGTTGTTTTTATCCCACGCGAGAGAACGACGGTTGTATGGTTCCAGAGAACCCGCAATGCGATCGCAATTTCTCGACGAATTACCGGAAGAATTATTAACTACTCAAAACAAAGTCAGCCGTTCTTTTACGAAAACTACATCTGTCAAAACTAGCACCCAAAACACTACAGAAAATTGGCAAGTAGGAGAAAGAGTATTACATAAATCCTTTGGAATTGGGGAAATCACCCACGTTTTTGGAGCGGGAAATAAAGTTTCTGTGGCGATTAAATTCGCTAGTTTGGGACAGAAAATTATTGACCCCAGAGTAGCGCAATTGCAAAGAGTGGATTGAATTAGTTATATAGCAGGGGACAGGTGAGAGTATGAAAAGTCGCTATTAGCCGCAGAATGAATAAGTAGGTAGACAGAATTAAATGTCAGATAAAATTTTTGTCGTAGTGAGCGATTTATCGCTCTCTTGGTAGGTTTGATAGGGCTAAAGCCCTGACTACTAACTTTTCTTTTATTCAGTCTTACTACTTAGTTCGGTGGTTATTCTAACTGCGGCAAGATTTACTTAAACTAACACTTGGGCTTTTTCCTCTTCCAGTTTTACCTGTGCTTCTGCTGCTAAAAATTCAGCTACTTGAGCTTCAATTTCATCGCGGACAATCTGACGATATTCCAAGAAATGCTCAATTTGAGCGCAAACCGATAAATAGCTACTGATACCACCGGGATTATGCTTGTACATATTCCACAGATTACGCCAAAATTGCCAACGGGTATTACGTAACGCACCTTGTCGCCAGCAAATAATTAACAATGCCCGTAATACCTTCCAATTCACTTGTTTTTTAGCACCTTTGCCTTTTTTCGGATAGGTTGCTTCACCTAAAATGCGGTAATGACGATAAGCACGATCTAAAAATCGTGATGGTTCGTAAAGTTCCCAAAATGCTTCTACATATTCGCTGGCGATTTCTGCTAAAGGCCGGGTGGGGACGAAATTCATCAATGTGGTTTGATTGATATTTGCAGATTTACTACGGAGTCGGTTTTCTTTTGCTAATCTATGCCACAATGCGGTATCAGGAAGGGCTTGGAGCATACTAAATAAAGCAGTGGGAATTGATGTCTGTTCCACAAATTTAACAATTCTTGCCCCAGCACCTGTTTTTTCGCCATCAAATCCGATAATAAAACCTGCCATGACTCGCAACCCAGAACGAGTAATTTTATGTACTGCTTCGCTGAGGGAATCTCGTGTATTTTGGAATTTTTGAGTAAAAGCGAGGCTTTCTTCGTCTGGGGTTTCAATACCTAGGAAAACAGAGCCAAAATTACACCTTACCATTGCATCCATCAATTCTTGATCTTGGGCTAAATCAACAGAAGCCTCGGTTGCAAAAGAGAAAGGATACTGATGTGCAACCATCCAAGGTTCTAGTTCTTTTAGGAATAATTTGACGTTGCGCTTATTACCGATGAAGTTATCATCTACCATAAAAATACTGCGTCGCCAACCTAATTCGTAGAGATAATCAAGTTCTGCGAGGAGTTGAGACGGTGTTTTGGTGCGGGGTTTGCGTCCATAGAGAACGATAATATCGCAGAATTCACACTGGAAAGGACAGCCACGAGAAAACTGCACCGACATTTCTGCATAAGCATCAAACTCCAGCAAATCAAAACGAGGAATGGGAGTGGTGCTGACATCTGGCTTTTCACCACCAGAACGAAACATCCCTGAAGACTCACCACGTGCGATCGCATCTATAAATAAAGGTAGCGTAATTTCTCCCTCATCCAAAATCAAATAATCTGCACCCACATCTGTGACTTCGTTGGGTAACGCTGTCGGATAAGGTCCACCCACAGCCACACGCTTACCGCGTCGTTTCGCTTCCTGAATTTGTGCGAGTAAATCCTCTTTTTGGACAATCATTGCTGACAAAATCACCAAATCCGCCCAAGCCCATTCTGCTTCTGTGATTTGGCGAATATTCCGGTCTACCAGCTTAAAATTCCATTCTTGGGGTAAAATTGCAGCTACTGTCACCAAGCCCAACGGTGGTAACATCGCCTTTCGATCTAACAAAGCCAGGGTTTTTTCAAAAGACCAAAAACTTTTTGGAAACAGAGGATATATAAGTAAAACATTCATTATCTTAATTGCAAACCCTGAATTTTGCTTGTAGGTTTATTTTTAACGAAGACGGAAATAGGGAGATATTGTTCGCACTTCTTTATTTGAATTATAGAATAATTACTGATATCTTGGTTATCCATCTGCTTTTTGATAGAATTTTAGAGTTGAAAAAATTCAATTTCAACGGATAGATGCTTTTTATAACTAGAAAAATATCATAAACCTAATCATCTTGCATTTAATTCCTACTCCAAGGAAAAATCGTTCCCATTTAGCTCTTGAAACTGTCATCTGTCGCCTAATTACACTAAAAAACTTTCTCAGCAAGTCCTACATAAATACCCCACTATTATTTTCTCAAAAATTATGTATTTGCCTGAAAGGAATGCTTCCATTTGCTATTTCTGGATGTAAAATAATTGCCGATATAATTCACAACTTGGGATCACTTTATCTTTTAACTGTTTGATCAGTCCCATACTGCTTAATTTATAAGTTGTGAGTGGATCTAATGATATCGGTTGTTGAGCATTTATGACAGTATTTAACGCTTTTGCTAATTCAGGTTGTTCTTGCAATGTTACTTGATGACGCTGTAAGTGAGAGGAATAAATTCCCTTTGATGTCGCTGCTGTATCCAGGAATTGAGCAAAGGTCATTTCCCCCAAGCTGAGATGATAAATAGCCAGATGTACTAATGCTGGATGTCCTTCTAGCAAAGCCATAAGTTCTCTAGCTTCCTGGTAGTCAGTCCATTTCAGTCCATAGCATTGAGCTAACTGTTGCACCTGCTTGAGATTGAAATTACTTAACTCTATTGGCAATCCTACATTAAATGGAGATTGCTTTAATTGGAGAGGTACATAAATTTCAGTTGAGTGAACGATAATCAACCGTAATTTTTGCCAGATTGGTTCTCTTTTCGCTTCTTCATACCAAGAACGAAACAAAGGTAAAACATCTTTTGCTACATGAGGATGTTCAAAAATATAATTGACTTCATCCAACGCTAAAACTAGAGGAGCATCAATTTGTTTTAAGATATGATTGCGAAAATAAAGAGAACAACTAATTTTGCTACCAATATCTTCATCCCAATAGTCTTCTAACTTTGGTTCAAGCTGAAGTTGAAGAGTAACATTGGCACTTAGCCAGCGCAAAAAGCGATTCAAATCATTCAAAATTACATTGTCAATTTGCTCTAGATTTAAGCTGACAGTGTGATAATCTTGGTGGGCGGCATAATCCAAAGTCCTGAGTAGCAAAGAAGTTTTACCCATCTCTCTCGGTGCTTTGATTCTGACTAAAGCCCCAGCTTTTCTAATTTCTTCATAAACTTGGGTTTCTATCGCAGTTCGTTCTATGTAAAAAGGAGAATCAAGGGGAACTGCGCCACTTGGATAACAGGGAGAATAGTGGGAGTTGTCCATATTGTCTATAGACATAGGATGAGAGGGGTTAATGGAGACAAAGACGGTTTCTGCTGTATCTTTGTGCCAGTTAAACCCTGAATTAGAGATTTGTATTGTCAGCTTTTGATTTACCCAATCCAAATCAAATACTTTCGCATAGATTGGATTTTTGACTTCTAAACTTCCTTGGTGTTGGGCGACAAGTCCCGATAGCCGCAATTCTAAATACTCAGGGGAGTTGTGATCACGGATTTTTCCTTTTTGGATAATCTGCTGATATAGCTGCAATAATTGTGTGCTTTTGGGAGTATTACGAAGTAAGCGATCGCGTATTGTTCTTAAATGCTCTGGTTCGTCCTGACTTTCCCAATTTTGGATAATTTGGTTCTGGACAATTTGCTTTACCCACTGCGATTCTTCACTATTTTCAAGGGGAGAGAATTCTGTGCTGTTATTGCAGTAATTGACAATTAACCAACACAATTTTTGAGTCAAAAAAGGTTGTCCGTTAGTCCAATATAGAACCTCTTTTAAGACTGCTTCTGGGTTACTGACTTTTCCTATTAATCCCTTTGCTAAAGGTTCGCTATCTTTGATTTTAAATCCTTGCAGTTCAATAGCTCGACCGATGTTAAAAGGAGTAGAATAGTGTTTATCCTGAATCAACTCTGAAGGCGTAGCTACACCTAACAAAGCAAAAGACAATCGCCTGTAGTCTGGCTTGTGCGCTCTATTTTCGTAGCAGTGACGAATCAAAGCAAAAAATTCGTCAGTGGAAAACTTTAAACCCAGAACGTTATCAATTTCATCAATAAAGATAACTATTTTTTCTTGAATCTGCGTTAATAATACACTTTCAATAAATTGATTTAAGCACTGAATAGGAGAAAGATCATCCCGTTCTTTTAACCAACTACGCCGATTTATTTGGAGCTTAAAACCGCTGACTAATTCTTGAATAATCCCCCCATACCATTGGGGAGCAGTAATTTGTTGGCTACCAATGCCGCTTAATTCAATTTCTGTGCAGGCAAATCCTTGAGTTCGCAATTTATCCATTGTTCGTACTCTTAAGCTAGATTTTCCCATCTGTCTAGCGTTGAGAACATAGCAATACTCAAGTGCTAATAATCCTTCATAAAGTTCAGTATCAGCCTGTCGCACTACATAGGTAGGGGCATCAGGCGGGAGACTACCACCTGGTTGATAGGTGGCGTTGAGTTTAGCAAACATTGGTATTTTTTAGAAACTTAAACCCTGGGTGCGTATTGATTATCACATATTTTTAGATTTTAAATGACTGAATTTCACTGAACTTAACTGAATGGGCTGATTTTTTAAAGTCCTAAATTTAACTGAAATACTAATTTGAGAAATCAAGCATTATATAAATCAGATAATGCTTACCTCTAAACTTGTCAATCATCAACTCATCTCTAAGTAGGTGAAAGAGTGATTTTAGACTGTTTGATTGAGACTATCTTCTATTAGATTCATCAATTTATAAGTGCATCTTGCAAATGATAATTATGTTTAATTATCAAATAGATTCTAGATTAGTTTCAGGTCGCACGGAAAATACAAGTGTATTTTTTTGGCAGCAATGGCAAAAGTATCGAGATAATCTTTATCATTGCTGTGTTAAATGGATGGGTGGAAACCCAATTGATGCTGAAGATGCCCTCAGTCGGGCAATGCTGAAAGCTTGGGAGAAGGCGCAAAAGTATGGGGGAGAAATTGCTAATTTTAAAGCTTGGCTGATGACGCTGACTCATAATCTTTGCGTCGATATTCATCGAGAACGTCGTCGGGGGGCGAATCGAGTTGAAGATATAGAAGCTTACGCATCTGGTGAGGAACAAGGACTGGTTGCTGTTGAGAATACGCCCCTATGTGCAGTGGAGAATAGCGAGAGAAAAATGGTGATTCGTCGCGCTATTGATAACTTACCGACAAGGCTACGCGAGACATTTATTCTGCACTTTTATCAAGAACTTTCTTATCAAGAAATTGCCCAACAACAAGATATTTCCTATCAAAATGTCTGCAAGCGGATTTCCCAGGCGCGGAAGATTTTGCAAGAAGAGTTGAGGGGATATTTTATCGGGGAGGAAGAAACGGATAGGGATAAATCTGTTCCACCGAATGTAACGCAGTCGGAAATAGGGGAAATATCCGAGGGGAATGGGGTAGGGGCGTATTGCAATACGCCCGTACAAGCGGAAGCAGGGGAGACGGTACTTGCAGTTGCGGTGGAGGAAGTGGAGACTGTTGGGGATGAGGAAGCGCAAGAAGTAGCGCGTGATGTGCAGCAGTCTGAGTGGGTGATGGTTGCGGTGACTGCTGAGGGGAAGTTAGAGGTAAAGAGCGATCATTGTCGGTGGGTTGAGGTGGTGAAAGTTGCGGGAGAATTTGTGTTTGTGCGATCGTCCCGCTCTCCTCCTTTATGTGGTTAGTCGAGTTTGATCATGAAGGAGCGATCGCGAAGCGCACCGAAGGTATCGCATTTTGTTGAGATAGAGATGAAGGAGTGCGATACAGGCTTATGAAGGTGCTTTGAGTCAGCAGTTATTGTATCCGGCTCGTGGGGAAGTTGAGAAGATTTTGCAGGGGTTGAAAGGTAAGAGGAGGAAGGGTTCTAGGAGTTGAGGGGGGAATTTTTGGGGAGAAAATGCCTGTAACTCGAAAAGTTCACAAATTGGGGAGGGGAAACGTCTGTTTTTATAGAGGTAAGTGAGCAAATCAGCAATTCTCATTTTAAGGTTTCATGAAATTGAAACCCTTACATTCATAGGGTTTTACAATTCTTAATGAATCCGGGGATCGCTGAAATGGCGCAAACTCGTTTCAAAATGAGAATTGCTGTGAGCAAATAACCCACCTTCCGCACCCTAAACTGTCACACAACGAAAATTGGTCGTTTGGGGATTTGGAATTGGCGAACTGCTTGCAGCAGCGCTTCGCTATCGCCATCTGAAATTTTCACATTTAGGAGAGACATAAAAAATGGACAGACAACAAGGAATCATGCAGCTCATTTACAACAAGATCAATGACATGATTGGAGCTGGAAACCAGTTATTTTGTATGCAATTTCCTGCCCAACCACTGAACTATCGTCAGTATCAATATGATACAAGCGACAGGCATAGTGTGATGGCAAAACCCTATTCAGTTCAAGAATCGGAATTTCGCCTGTCAGAGGAACTCTTTGACATTTCTCCTATCACCGCAGGTTCCAATGGCGAAAAATTATCAGTTGTTTATAATACTTTAATCAACAATTTCATTCCTCAGTTAGAACATTTAGCTCCATTTATTAAAGATCGAGCCGGTCTTGGTCGTTTCTTATTAGAAGACAGTGGAGAACGAAATGAGCAAGATCAGCCAATATCCCGTATTGAGCTTTCCAAAAATCTTTATAAAATCTATTTAGAAGAAAAAAATAAATGGAATGAAGAGAAAACAAAAAAGTTTGATGAATATAAAGCTAACAACGATCTTGATGGCTATGCTAAATGGCAAAGTTCTTACGGAATGGTGCGTCAAGAGCAGTTAAATAATCTCTATAATGATGCTGTTGTTAGAGGTCATCTGCATGAAGTTTTAACAATTTTAGGCTATC contains the following coding sequences:
- a CDS encoding RNA polymerase sigma factor, which gives rise to MFNYQIDSRLVSGRTENTSVFFWQQWQKYRDNLYHCCVKWMGGNPIDAEDALSRAMLKAWEKAQKYGGEIANFKAWLMTLTHNLCVDIHRERRRGANRVEDIEAYASGEEQGLVAVENTPLCAVENSERKMVIRRAIDNLPTRLRETFILHFYQELSYQEIAQQQDISYQNVCKRISQARKILQEELRGYFIGEEETDRDKSVPPNVTQSEIGEISEGNGVGAYCNTPVQAEAGETVLAVAVEEVETVGDEEAQEVARDVQQSEWVMVAVTAEGKLEVKSDHCRWVEVVKVAGEFVFVRSSRSPPLCG